A stretch of the Panicum virgatum strain AP13 chromosome 9N, P.virgatum_v5, whole genome shotgun sequence genome encodes the following:
- the LOC120690985 gene encoding probable UDP-3-O-acyl-N-acetylglucosamine deacetylase 1, mitochondrial isoform X2, with translation MSSAAARALKFVSRAALSWKPTRRPQQTLAATVSRSGVGLHSGARVTATLIPAHAGEGRYFLVDGEEEARVAAEVGNAEPRSQLCTTLRRGEGGGPRVRTVEHLLSAMEALGVDNCRVEVSGGDERDDCFIAAFPSSRIRISYGIDFPKVPAIGCRWFSTYLDANIYSSKIAPARTFCIFEEIEKMRGAGLIKGGSLENAMVCSMSGGWLNPPVRFEDEPCRHKILDLIGDFSLLAQNGNQGFPIAHIVAYKAGHALHTHFLCHLSGKITVDQEELAGQC, from the exons atgtcctccgccgccgcccgagccctCAAGTTCGTCTCCCGCGCTGCCTTGTCCTGGAAGCCG ACGAGGCGGCCGCAGCAAACGCTGGCGGCGACCGTGAGCAGGTCTGGCGTGGGCCTCCACTCGGGCGCGCGCGTCACTGCAACGTTAATCCCGGCCCACGCCGGCGAGGGTAGGTATTTCCTCgtggacggcgaggaggaggcgagggtggcggcggaggtggggaaCGCCGAGCCGCGGTCGCAGCTCTGCACGACCCTTCGGCGGGGCGAAGGCGGGGGCCCGCGGGTCCGCACAGTGGAGCACCTTCTCTCCGCGATGGAGGCGCTAGGCGTCGACAATTGCCGCGTTGAGgtcagcggcggcgacgag AGAGATGACTGCTTCATAGCTGCATTCCCTAGTTCGCGAATCCGCATCAGCTATGGAATTGATTTCCCGAAG GTGCCAGCAATTGGGTGTCGATGGTTTTCTACATACCTGGATGCTAATATATACTCAAGCAAGATTGCTCCGGCAAGAACTTTCTGTATATTTGAAGAG ATCGAAAAAATGCGTGGTGCTGGGCTCATCAAAGGAGGGTCACTAGAAAATGCTATGGTTTGCAG CATGTCTGGTGGTTGGCTAAATCCACCAGTGCGGTTTGAGGATGAACCTTGCCGTCACAAGATTTTAGATCTTATAGGTGACTTCTCGCTTCTTGCACAGAATGGTAACCAGGGTTTCCCAATCGCTCATATAGTTGCCTATAAG GCTGGTCATGCGCTGCACACTCATTTCCTGTGCCATCTGTCTGGAAAGATCACTGTGGACCAAGAAGAGCTTGCTGGACAATGCTGA
- the LOC120690985 gene encoding probable UDP-3-O-acyl-N-acetylglucosamine deacetylase 1, mitochondrial isoform X1: MSSAAARALKFVSRAALSWKPTRRPQQTLAATVSRSGVGLHSGARVTATLIPAHAGEGRYFLVDGEEEARVAAEVGNAEPRSQLCTTLRRGEGGGPRVRTVEHLLSAMEALGVDNCRVEVSGGDEIPLLDGSAQEWVEAIRSAGLCAAEDTSGQNLEKLAPQINEPVYLQRDDCFIAAFPSSRIRISYGIDFPKVPAIGCRWFSTYLDANIYSSKIAPARTFCIFEEIEKMRGAGLIKGGSLENAMVCSMSGGWLNPPVRFEDEPCRHKILDLIGDFSLLAQNGNQGFPIAHIVAYKAGHALHTHFLCHLSGKITVDQEELAGQC; encoded by the exons atgtcctccgccgccgcccgagccctCAAGTTCGTCTCCCGCGCTGCCTTGTCCTGGAAGCCG ACGAGGCGGCCGCAGCAAACGCTGGCGGCGACCGTGAGCAGGTCTGGCGTGGGCCTCCACTCGGGCGCGCGCGTCACTGCAACGTTAATCCCGGCCCACGCCGGCGAGGGTAGGTATTTCCTCgtggacggcgaggaggaggcgagggtggcggcggaggtggggaaCGCCGAGCCGCGGTCGCAGCTCTGCACGACCCTTCGGCGGGGCGAAGGCGGGGGCCCGCGGGTCCGCACAGTGGAGCACCTTCTCTCCGCGATGGAGGCGCTAGGCGTCGACAATTGCCGCGTTGAGgtcagcggcggcgacgag ATTCCTTTGCTTGATGGATCAGCACAAGAGTGGGTAGAGGCAATACGAAGTGCAGGTTTGTGTGCGGCCGAGGATACAAGTGGGCAAAACTTGGAGAAACTGGCCCCACAAATTAATGAACCTGTTTACTTGCAGAGAGATGACTGCTTCATAGCTGCATTCCCTAGTTCGCGAATCCGCATCAGCTATGGAATTGATTTCCCGAAG GTGCCAGCAATTGGGTGTCGATGGTTTTCTACATACCTGGATGCTAATATATACTCAAGCAAGATTGCTCCGGCAAGAACTTTCTGTATATTTGAAGAG ATCGAAAAAATGCGTGGTGCTGGGCTCATCAAAGGAGGGTCACTAGAAAATGCTATGGTTTGCAG CATGTCTGGTGGTTGGCTAAATCCACCAGTGCGGTTTGAGGATGAACCTTGCCGTCACAAGATTTTAGATCTTATAGGTGACTTCTCGCTTCTTGCACAGAATGGTAACCAGGGTTTCCCAATCGCTCATATAGTTGCCTATAAG GCTGGTCATGCGCTGCACACTCATTTCCTGTGCCATCTGTCTGGAAAGATCACTGTGGACCAAGAAGAGCTTGCTGGACAATGCTGA